In the genome of Nocardioides marmoribigeumensis, one region contains:
- a CDS encoding glycine--tRNA ligase — protein sequence MSEQKTLKPGATVDQVVSLAKRRGFVFPCGEIYGGTKSAWDYGPLGVELKENIKRQWWKATVQGREDVVGLDSSVILPRQTWEASGHVATFADPLTECQSCHKRFRADHLQEQVAEKKGLDSPDDVDLSTVACPNCGTRGAWTEPRQFSGLLKTYLGVVDDESGLHYLRPETAQGIFLNFTNVVTSSRRKPPFGIAQIGKSFRNEITPGNFIFRTREFEQMEMEFFVVPGSDEEWHQYWIDERTQWYVDLGIRKENLRHYEHPTEKLSHYSKRTVDIEYRFNFAGSEWGELEGIANRTDFDLRTHSEHSGQDLSYFDQAANERYTPYVIEPAAGLSRSLMTFLVDAFHEDEAPNTKGGVDKRTVLRLDPRLAPVKVAVLPLSRNADLSPKAKAVAQELRQHWNIDFDDAGAIGRRYRRQDEIGTPYCLTVDFDSLEDDAVTIRERDSMSQERVGISQVRGWFAERLLGC from the coding sequence ATGTCAGAGCAGAAGACCCTCAAGCCCGGTGCGACCGTCGACCAGGTGGTGAGCCTGGCGAAGCGGAGGGGTTTCGTCTTCCCCTGCGGCGAGATCTACGGCGGCACGAAGTCGGCCTGGGACTACGGCCCGCTCGGTGTGGAGCTCAAGGAGAACATCAAGCGCCAGTGGTGGAAGGCGACCGTGCAGGGTCGCGAGGACGTCGTCGGTCTCGACTCCTCGGTCATCCTGCCGCGCCAGACCTGGGAGGCCAGTGGCCACGTCGCGACCTTCGCGGACCCGCTCACCGAGTGCCAGTCGTGCCACAAGCGCTTCCGCGCCGACCACCTGCAGGAGCAGGTGGCCGAGAAGAAGGGACTGGACAGCCCCGACGACGTCGACCTGTCGACGGTGGCCTGCCCCAACTGCGGCACCCGCGGCGCCTGGACCGAGCCGCGGCAGTTCTCCGGCCTGCTCAAGACCTACCTCGGCGTCGTCGACGACGAGTCCGGCCTGCACTACCTGCGCCCCGAGACCGCGCAGGGCATCTTCCTCAACTTCACCAACGTGGTGACCAGCTCGCGCCGCAAGCCGCCGTTCGGCATCGCGCAGATCGGCAAGAGCTTCCGCAACGAGATCACGCCGGGCAACTTCATCTTCCGCACCCGTGAGTTCGAGCAGATGGAGATGGAGTTCTTCGTCGTGCCGGGCAGCGACGAGGAGTGGCACCAGTACTGGATCGACGAGCGCACGCAGTGGTACGTCGACCTGGGCATCCGCAAGGAGAACCTGCGCCACTACGAGCACCCGACCGAGAAGCTCAGTCACTACTCCAAGCGCACGGTCGACATCGAGTACCGCTTCAACTTCGCCGGCTCGGAGTGGGGCGAGCTCGAGGGCATCGCCAACCGCACCGACTTCGACCTCAGGACACACAGCGAGCACTCGGGCCAGGACCTGTCGTACTTCGACCAGGCCGCCAACGAGCGCTACACGCCCTACGTCATCGAGCCGGCAGCGGGCCTCTCGCGCAGCCTGATGACGTTCCTGGTCGACGCCTTCCACGAGGACGAGGCGCCGAACACCAAGGGCGGCGTGGACAAGCGCACCGTGCTGCGGCTCGACCCGCGTCTCGCGCCGGTCAAGGTCGCGGTGCTGCCGCTCTCCCGCAACGCCGACCTCAGCCCCAAGGCCAAGGCCGTCGCCCAGGAGCTGCGCCAGCACTGGAACATCGACTTCGACGACGCCGGCGCGATCGGTCGGCGCTACCGCCGCCAGGACGAGATCGGCACGCCCTACTGCCTGACCGTGGACTTCGACTCCCTCGAGGACGACGCCGTCACGATCCGCGAGCGCGACTCGATGTCGCAGGAGCGCGTGGGCATCTCCCAGGTGCGCGGGTGGTTCGCGGAGCGCCTCCTCGGGTGCTGA
- a CDS encoding antibiotic biosynthesis monooxygenase family protein codes for MLVLTRFTVDPAEEAGFRPAIEEALVVLSEQRGYVDGTVGRNVDDPTLWVLQTRWEGPGAYRRALSAYDVKLRAWETLGRALDEPTAYEVVRPGEALNEARPRG; via the coding sequence ATGCTCGTGCTGACCCGCTTCACCGTCGACCCCGCCGAGGAGGCCGGCTTCCGGCCCGCGATCGAGGAGGCGCTGGTCGTCCTCTCCGAGCAGCGGGGGTACGTCGACGGGACGGTCGGGCGCAACGTCGACGACCCGACCCTGTGGGTGCTCCAGACCCGATGGGAGGGACCCGGCGCCTACCGGCGCGCGCTCTCGGCGTACGACGTCAAGCTGCGTGCCTGGGAGACGCTCGGCAGAGCGCTCGACGAGCCGACGGCCTACGAGGTGGTCCGGCCCGGCGAGGCGCTCAACGAGGCCCGTCCGCGCGGCTGA
- a CDS encoding metal ABC transporter substrate-binding protein — protein sequence MRFLAPVLAAGLLLPTLTACSNGDGSSGDLEVVASFYPLQYVAQRVAGDHATVESLTAPGKEPHDSELTVRQTADVARADVVVTLGGFQPSVDDAVDQEADGAVVDAHEEVRGDDPHFWQDPTRLAAVAQRVGSALAKADAAHAADYRRNAQELVGDLRALDRAYRSGLADCRVDTVVVSHDAFGYLDRYGLDVVGITGLSPDAEPSPARLRDLADLIRRTGVTTVFSETLVSPAVARTLAEEVGVRTATLDPVEGLTDETADLDYLSLMRRNLEALRTAGSCT from the coding sequence ATGCGCTTCCTCGCCCCGGTGCTCGCCGCCGGGCTCCTGCTCCCGACGCTCACGGCGTGCTCGAACGGCGACGGGTCGTCCGGGGACCTCGAGGTGGTCGCCTCGTTCTACCCGCTGCAGTACGTCGCCCAGCGCGTCGCCGGCGACCACGCGACGGTGGAGTCGCTGACCGCCCCGGGCAAGGAGCCGCACGACTCCGAGCTGACCGTGCGACAGACCGCCGACGTGGCCCGGGCGGACGTGGTCGTCACCCTCGGCGGCTTCCAGCCGAGCGTCGACGACGCCGTGGACCAGGAGGCCGACGGCGCGGTCGTGGACGCGCACGAGGAGGTGCGCGGCGACGACCCCCACTTCTGGCAGGACCCGACCCGGCTGGCCGCCGTGGCCCAGCGCGTCGGCAGCGCGCTGGCCAAGGCCGACGCCGCGCACGCGGCGGACTACCGGCGCAACGCGCAGGAGCTCGTGGGCGACCTGCGCGCGCTGGACCGGGCCTACCGCTCCGGGCTCGCCGACTGCCGGGTCGACACCGTCGTGGTGAGCCACGACGCCTTCGGCTACCTCGACCGCTACGGCCTCGACGTCGTCGGCATCACCGGCCTCTCGCCCGATGCCGAGCCCTCCCCCGCCAGGCTGCGGGACCTGGCCGACCTCATCCGGCGCACGGGGGTGACGACCGTCTTCAGCGAGACGCTGGTCAGCCCCGCGGTCGCCCGCACGCTCGCCGAGGAGGTCGGGGTCCGCACCGCGACCCTGGACCCGGTCGAGGGGCTGACCGACGAGACCGCCGACCTGGACTACCTCTCCCTGATGAGGCGCAACCTCGAGGCGCTGCGCACCGCCGGGAGCTGCACGTGA
- a CDS encoding metal ABC transporter ATP-binding protein: protein MSAVAGTVVDLEDVAVTLGGRPVLRGVDLHVQAGEVVAILGANGSGKSTLVRTMLGLLQARRGSVTLFGTPLADLVDRHRVGYVPQRTTATAGVPASVWEVVCAGRLARRRAWQPMRAADRRAVRAALEAVDLADRARDGVATLSGGQQQRVLIARALAGEPDLLVLDEPTAGVDLAHQQVFADLLTTLTQRGLTVVLVAHELGPLAPLITRSVVMRDGRVAYDGPPVEAFTDVHAHHHPVATPVDHHPQLRTAFDDRQRGRTR from the coding sequence GTGAGCGCCGTCGCCGGCACGGTCGTCGACCTCGAGGACGTCGCCGTCACCCTCGGCGGCCGGCCGGTCCTGCGCGGCGTGGACCTGCACGTGCAGGCGGGCGAGGTGGTCGCGATCCTCGGCGCCAACGGGTCGGGCAAGTCCACCCTCGTCCGCACGATGCTGGGGCTGCTGCAGGCCCGGCGCGGGTCGGTGACGCTGTTCGGCACGCCGCTGGCCGACCTGGTCGACCGCCACCGGGTCGGCTACGTCCCCCAGCGCACCACCGCGACCGCCGGCGTCCCCGCGTCGGTGTGGGAGGTCGTCTGCGCCGGTCGTCTCGCCCGTCGCCGCGCCTGGCAGCCGATGCGTGCCGCCGACCGCCGCGCCGTGCGCGCCGCCCTGGAGGCCGTCGACCTCGCCGACCGGGCCCGGGACGGCGTTGCCACGCTCTCCGGCGGCCAGCAGCAGCGCGTGCTCATCGCGCGCGCCCTGGCCGGGGAGCCCGACCTGCTCGTCCTCGACGAGCCGACCGCCGGCGTGGACCTCGCCCACCAGCAGGTGTTCGCCGACCTGCTCACCACTCTCACCCAGCGCGGACTGACCGTCGTCCTGGTCGCCCACGAGCTCGGCCCCCTGGCTCCCCTGATCACCCGGTCGGTGGTGATGCGCGACGGCCGGGTGGCCTACGACGGCCCGCCGGTCGAGGCGTTCACCGACGTGCACGCCCACCACCACCCGGTCGCGACGCCGGTCGACCACCACCCGCAGCTGCGCACGGCGTTCGACGACCGACAGAGGGGGCGGACGAGGTGA
- a CDS encoding metal ABC transporter permease, producing MDLLTLDFMLRALLAAFVTGLAAPAVGTYLVQRRQALMGDGIGHVAVTGVAVGLLTHTSPVLAAVVVAVLAALLIEAMRDRGTSGDVALALLFYGGIAGGVLITGLAGQSAATLNRFLFGSITTVDSGDLGVVVGLAVVVIVVALGLSARLFAVAQDPDFARVAGLRVGAWNVLVSVLAAVTVTVAMRTVGLLLVSALMVVPVATAQQVTRTFRATLLGSMALGTVASVAGLVFSAYVDAAPGASIVVLALAGFCLAWPVGAALRRRQRMLSPFGSEEEMVLAVEEPHTVVPEDHGHEHGPDCGHRAVQHGDHVDYVHDGHRHAPHGGHYDEH from the coding sequence ATCGACCTGCTCACGCTGGACTTCATGCTGCGGGCCCTGCTCGCCGCCTTCGTCACGGGCCTGGCCGCACCGGCCGTCGGCACCTACCTCGTCCAGCGCCGCCAGGCCCTGATGGGCGACGGCATCGGGCACGTCGCGGTGACCGGCGTGGCCGTGGGCCTGCTCACCCACACCTCCCCCGTGCTCGCCGCCGTCGTGGTCGCGGTCCTGGCCGCGCTGCTGATCGAGGCGATGCGCGACCGCGGCACCAGCGGCGACGTCGCCCTCGCCCTGCTGTTCTACGGCGGCATCGCCGGCGGCGTGCTCATCACCGGCCTGGCCGGCCAGTCCGCCGCGACCCTCAACCGGTTCCTGTTCGGCTCGATCACCACCGTCGACTCCGGCGACCTCGGTGTCGTCGTCGGGCTCGCGGTCGTGGTCATCGTCGTGGCGCTCGGCCTGTCGGCACGGCTCTTCGCGGTCGCCCAGGACCCCGACTTCGCGCGCGTCGCGGGGCTGCGGGTCGGCGCGTGGAACGTGCTGGTCTCGGTCCTCGCCGCCGTCACGGTCACCGTCGCGATGCGCACCGTCGGGCTGCTGCTGGTCAGCGCCCTCATGGTCGTGCCGGTGGCGACGGCCCAGCAGGTCACCCGCACCTTCCGCGCCACGCTGCTCGGCTCGATGGCCCTGGGGACCGTCGCCTCGGTCGCCGGGCTGGTGTTCTCGGCGTACGTCGACGCGGCGCCGGGCGCGAGCATCGTCGTCCTCGCGCTGGCGGGCTTCTGCCTGGCCTGGCCGGTCGGGGCCGCACTGCGCAGGCGGCAGCGGATGCTCAGCCCCTTCGGCTCCGAGGAGGAGATGGTGCTCGCGGTCGAGGAGCCGCACACCGTCGTGCCCGAGGACCACGGCCACGAGCACGGCCCGGACTGCGGGCACCGCGCGGTGCAGCACGGCGACCACGTCGACTACGTCCACGACGGCCACCGCCACGCCCCGCACGGAGGCCACTATGACGAGCACTGA
- a CDS encoding Fur family transcriptional regulator — MTSTEPGLPEGTRPTRQRRAVVAALGRQDEFRSAQEIHEVLREEGDRVGLATVYRTLQALAAGEDVDVLRGEDGETRYRLCSGSHHHHLVCRDCGRAVEVEGPAVERWADAVAREHGFDEVSHTVELVGRCGDCRPG, encoded by the coding sequence ATGACGAGCACTGAGCCGGGGCTCCCGGAGGGGACACGACCGACCCGGCAGCGTCGCGCGGTCGTCGCCGCGCTGGGCCGGCAGGACGAGTTCCGCTCCGCCCAGGAGATCCACGAGGTGCTGCGCGAGGAGGGCGACCGGGTCGGGCTCGCCACCGTCTACCGCACGCTCCAGGCCCTCGCCGCGGGTGAGGACGTCGACGTCCTGCGCGGGGAGGACGGCGAGACCCGCTACCGCCTGTGCTCGGGGTCGCACCACCACCACCTGGTGTGCCGCGACTGTGGGCGGGCCGTCGAGGTCGAGGGTCCCGCGGTCGAGCGGTGGGCCGACGCGGTCGCCCGCGAGCACGGCTTCGACGAGGTCAGCCACACCGTCGAGCTGGTCGGCCGCTGCGGCGACTGCCGCCCCGGCTGA
- a CDS encoding ROK family transcriptional regulator: MTSSPPPGRSVLGEPGLAAALALFQQGAALSRADVAALTGWARVTVTARLERLLDAGLLLAQEERVNGRGRPATIHRLNASAGALLVADVGASGMRVARCDLAGMVEDVAELDSEIADGPDAVLATVREGWRRLLPDGEPWGAALSLPGPIAYPSGLVVDPPIMTGWNGFDARSALSRWHPGAATMVENDVNAMAVGEVAAAAEGGRHLTDLLVVKVGTGVGAGIVSGGHVIRGAAGAAGDIGHTEADVAGLREDRPPCRCGKVACVEAYAGGWALVRDARARGLEAEDLGGFLTHLVAGHPVARQLTADAGRVLGSAIATAVSLVNPEQVLVGGSLGLAGDALVAGVRERVYARSLPLATRSLRIGPSVLGHDAGVRGLAHELSRQVLLGS, from the coding sequence ATGACGTCCTCCCCGCCGCCGGGCCGCTCCGTGCTGGGCGAGCCCGGTCTCGCGGCCGCCCTGGCGCTCTTCCAGCAGGGCGCCGCGCTCTCCCGCGCCGACGTCGCCGCGCTCACCGGCTGGGCGCGCGTCACCGTCACCGCCCGGCTCGAGCGGCTCCTCGATGCGGGTCTCCTCCTCGCGCAGGAGGAGCGGGTCAACGGCCGCGGCCGGCCCGCGACCATCCACCGGCTCAACGCCTCCGCGGGCGCGCTGCTGGTGGCCGACGTCGGCGCCTCGGGCATGCGGGTCGCGCGCTGCGACCTCGCCGGCATGGTCGAGGACGTGGCCGAGCTGGACAGCGAGATCGCCGACGGCCCCGACGCCGTGCTCGCGACCGTCCGCGAGGGCTGGCGCCGGCTGCTGCCCGACGGCGAGCCGTGGGGCGCCGCGCTGAGCCTCCCCGGCCCGATCGCCTACCCGTCCGGCCTCGTGGTGGACCCGCCGATCATGACCGGGTGGAACGGCTTCGACGCCCGCTCCGCGCTGTCGCGCTGGCACCCGGGGGCCGCGACGATGGTCGAGAACGACGTCAACGCGATGGCTGTCGGCGAGGTCGCCGCGGCCGCCGAGGGCGGCCGTCACCTGACCGACCTCCTCGTGGTCAAGGTCGGCACCGGCGTCGGCGCGGGCATCGTGAGCGGCGGCCACGTGATCCGCGGTGCCGCGGGCGCGGCCGGCGACATCGGGCACACCGAGGCCGACGTCGCCGGGCTGCGCGAGGACCGCCCGCCGTGCCGCTGCGGCAAGGTCGCGTGCGTCGAGGCGTACGCCGGGGGGTGGGCCCTGGTGCGCGACGCGCGGGCCCGGGGGCTCGAGGCCGAGGACCTCGGCGGCTTCCTGACCCACCTGGTGGCCGGCCACCCCGTCGCCCGCCAGCTGACCGCCGACGCGGGCCGGGTGCTGGGCAGCGCCATCGCGACCGCGGTGTCGCTGGTCAACCCCGAGCAGGTGCTGGTCGGGGGCTCCCTGGGCCTGGCGGGGGACGCCCTCGTGGCGGGGGTCCGCGAGCGGGTCTACGCCCGGTCGCTGCCGCTGGCGACCAGGTCGCTGCGCATCGGGCCCAGCGTCCTCGGTCACGACGCCGGCGTGCGCGGGCTCGCGCACGAGCTCAGCCGGCAGGTCCTGCTGGGGTCGTGA
- a CDS encoding sugar ABC transporter substrate-binding protein produces MQHSLRLAGALVLTGTLVLSGCGSDGGSDGGSDGSNGSGGGGGGDKIAAVIKGLDNPFFQAMEDGINAQAEEDSVSVTVQAAQSITDTTGQSDKLSALAQQDYGCFVVNPISGTNLVNGLARIGAKDIPIVNIDSPVDAKAAKAAGVDLTTYIGTDNTEAGGKAGDAMVEAVGSGKVALIGGISGDVTSGARLDGFTKAVEGKLDIVQTTAADWERQKALTAATTIMDKNPDLKGFFAANDDMGLGIVQAVKNAGKTGKVTVISVDGNKDALQAVQAGDLYATVAQYPYAVGQLGVQACEKAMAGDEVPDNIVSPTALVTKDKAAEAIAKFPAPFEAFENPLD; encoded by the coding sequence ATGCAGCACTCTCTGCGCCTCGCCGGCGCCCTGGTCCTCACCGGGACCCTCGTCCTCTCCGGCTGCGGGTCCGACGGCGGCTCCGACGGCGGTTCCGACGGCAGCAACGGCTCGGGTGGCGGTGGCGGTGGCGACAAGATCGCCGCGGTCATCAAGGGCCTCGACAACCCGTTCTTCCAGGCCATGGAGGACGGGATCAACGCGCAGGCAGAGGAGGACTCGGTCTCGGTGACCGTCCAGGCCGCCCAGAGCATCACCGACACCACCGGCCAGTCCGACAAGCTCAGCGCCCTCGCCCAGCAGGACTACGGCTGCTTCGTGGTCAACCCGATCTCGGGCACCAACCTGGTCAACGGCCTGGCCCGCATCGGCGCCAAGGACATCCCGATCGTCAACATCGACTCCCCCGTCGACGCCAAGGCGGCGAAGGCAGCCGGGGTGGACCTGACGACCTACATCGGCACCGACAACACCGAGGCCGGCGGCAAGGCCGGCGACGCGATGGTCGAGGCCGTCGGCTCCGGCAAGGTGGCGCTCATCGGCGGCATCTCCGGCGACGTCACCAGCGGCGCCCGGCTCGACGGGTTCACCAAGGCCGTCGAGGGCAAGCTCGACATCGTCCAGACCACGGCCGCCGACTGGGAGCGCCAGAAGGCGCTGACCGCGGCCACCACGATCATGGACAAGAACCCCGACCTCAAGGGCTTCTTCGCCGCCAACGACGACATGGGCCTCGGCATCGTGCAGGCGGTCAAGAACGCCGGCAAGACCGGCAAGGTGACGGTGATCAGCGTCGACGGCAACAAGGACGCCCTCCAGGCCGTCCAGGCCGGCGACCTCTACGCCACCGTCGCGCAGTACCCGTACGCCGTCGGCCAGCTCGGCGTCCAGGCGTGCGAGAAGGCGATGGCCGGCGACGAGGTGCCGGACAACATCGTGTCGCCGACCGCCCTGGTCACCAAGGACAAGGCCGCCGAGGCGATCGCCAAGTTCCCCGCCCCCTTCGAGGCCTTCGAGAACCCCCTCGACTGA
- a CDS encoding ABC transporter permease codes for MSTSTTEPAQPAQPAGPVETPPRSSLKARLGEVSWPELAAPAALVVLVVGFAIGDGGFLSTGNVGAMLQASAILVVLVLGQTFVVATAGIDLSVASTMTLSAIALGEVFSRTGSIVLAMLCAVVTGLVVGLVNGLLIAKGGITDFVVTLGMLSAASGLALIASDGKPTQVIDKFLLTLSVDGFGIITWAVLLAAVLAVLAHLVLFRTAFGVHLLAIGGSTRAARATGVAADRVKVAAYAVSGSCAGIAAVLLVGRVGAAEPASNTSFLLNSVAAVVLGGVSLFGGRATIASPVAGALLLTVLVNGLTRFGLSEFYQPLAVGVVVIAAAFLARFDR; via the coding sequence ATGAGCACCTCCACGACCGAGCCGGCCCAGCCGGCCCAGCCGGCAGGACCGGTGGAGACCCCGCCGCGCTCCTCCCTCAAGGCCCGCCTCGGCGAGGTCTCGTGGCCCGAGCTGGCCGCCCCCGCCGCCCTCGTGGTCCTGGTGGTCGGCTTCGCGATCGGCGACGGCGGCTTCCTGTCGACCGGCAACGTCGGGGCGATGCTGCAGGCCTCGGCGATCCTGGTGGTCCTCGTCCTCGGGCAGACCTTCGTGGTGGCCACCGCCGGCATCGACCTGTCGGTGGCCTCCACGATGACCCTCTCCGCGATCGCGCTCGGCGAGGTCTTCTCCCGCACCGGCTCGATCGTGCTGGCCATGCTCTGCGCGGTCGTCACCGGGCTGGTGGTCGGGCTGGTCAACGGCCTCCTGATCGCCAAGGGAGGGATCACCGACTTCGTGGTCACCCTCGGCATGCTGTCGGCGGCGTCGGGCCTGGCGCTCATCGCCTCCGACGGCAAGCCGACCCAGGTGATCGACAAGTTCCTGCTCACGCTGTCGGTCGACGGGTTCGGCATCATCACCTGGGCCGTCCTGCTCGCCGCGGTCCTCGCGGTGCTCGCCCACCTCGTGCTCTTCCGCACCGCGTTCGGCGTGCACCTGCTGGCGATCGGTGGCTCCACCCGCGCGGCCCGCGCCACCGGCGTCGCGGCCGACCGGGTCAAGGTCGCGGCGTACGCCGTGTCCGGCTCGTGCGCGGGCATCGCCGCGGTCCTGCTCGTGGGCCGCGTCGGCGCCGCCGAGCCGGCCAGCAACACCAGCTTCCTGCTCAACTCCGTCGCCGCCGTCGTCCTCGGCGGGGTCAGCCTGTTCGGTGGCCGGGCCACGATCGCCAGCCCGGTCGCGGGAGCGCTGCTCCTCACCGTGCTGGTCAACGGCCTGACCCGCTTCGGGCTCTCGGAGTTCTACCAGCCGCTCGCGGTCGGCGTGGTCGTCATCGCCGCCGCCTTCCTCGCGAGGTTCGACCGATGA
- a CDS encoding ATP-binding cassette domain-containing protein, with product MTTVPQQKDAPADQGTVLLEAHGLSKSYGQVQALRDGHLQVRAGRVTAIIGDNGAGKSTLVGCLAGMHRPDGGTIEVRGEPRTFSGPQAARAAGIETVFQDLALVDTLRVWQNLFLGRELGAGAGPLRWLKRGTMRKEAATMVGALAVNVPSVDARVNGLSGGQRQAVALARAAGWGSDLVILDEPTAALGVQETAKVEEMILGLRQQGLGIVLISHNFDQVLRVADDVFVMRSGRTVARRETEGTTGQELVGLVTGAVIDPHPFGNQTGQS from the coding sequence ATGACCACCGTCCCCCAGCAGAAGGACGCCCCCGCCGACCAGGGCACCGTGCTCCTCGAGGCCCACGGGCTGTCGAAGTCCTACGGCCAGGTCCAGGCGCTGCGCGACGGGCACCTGCAGGTCCGCGCCGGTCGCGTCACCGCGATCATCGGCGACAACGGGGCCGGCAAGTCGACGCTGGTCGGCTGCCTGGCCGGCATGCACCGTCCCGACGGCGGCACGATCGAGGTCCGCGGCGAGCCCCGGACCTTCTCGGGCCCGCAGGCCGCCCGCGCCGCCGGCATCGAGACGGTCTTCCAGGACCTGGCCCTGGTCGACACGCTGCGCGTCTGGCAGAACCTCTTCCTCGGACGCGAGCTCGGCGCCGGCGCCGGGCCCCTGCGCTGGCTCAAGCGCGGCACCATGCGCAAGGAGGCGGCCACGATGGTCGGCGCGCTGGCGGTCAACGTGCCGTCGGTCGACGCCCGAGTCAACGGCCTGTCCGGCGGTCAGCGCCAAGCCGTGGCCCTCGCCCGGGCGGCCGGCTGGGGCTCCGACCTGGTCATCCTCGACGAGCCCACCGCGGCGCTCGGCGTGCAGGAGACCGCCAAGGTCGAGGAGATGATCCTCGGACTCCGTCAGCAGGGCCTCGGCATCGTGCTGATCAGCCACAACTTCGACCAGGTGCTGCGGGTCGCCGACGACGTGTTCGTCATGCGCTCCGGCCGCACCGTCGCCCGCCGCGAGACCGAGGGCACGACCGGCCAGGAGCTGGTCGGCCTGGTCACCGGCGCCGTGATCGACCCGCACCCGTTCGGCAACCAGACAGGACAGTCATGA
- a CDS encoding sugar phosphate isomerase/epimerase family protein: protein MTSARQPLQLGLHALVWVGDWTPRSAEHAISSTAALGFDLIEVPLLDPSTVDGAMTRRLLDEHGLGAACSLGLDPSADVSSEDPAVVARGRDLLGQAVDAAAEMGATDLCGVLYSVLAKYPAPLTDRSRAHVVESMAWLADRAAGSGLRVNLEVVNRYETNVVNTTADMLTLIGDTGADLGVHLDTYHMHIEENGMTEAVHQAVDAGRLRYVHVGESHRGYLGTGNVDFDTFCATLREVEYAGPVVFESFSSAVVHPTLSNQLAVWRNLWDDSEDLAKHAMAFLAERLR from the coding sequence ATGACCTCCGCCCGCCAGCCCCTCCAGCTCGGCCTCCACGCCCTCGTCTGGGTCGGCGACTGGACACCCCGGTCGGCCGAGCACGCGATCTCCTCGACCGCCGCGCTCGGGTTCGACCTGATCGAGGTGCCGTTGCTCGACCCGTCCACGGTGGACGGCGCCATGACCCGCAGGCTGCTCGACGAGCACGGGCTCGGCGCCGCGTGCTCCCTCGGGCTCGACCCGTCGGCCGACGTCTCCAGCGAGGACCCGGCCGTCGTCGCCCGGGGCCGCGACCTGCTCGGCCAGGCCGTCGACGCCGCCGCCGAGATGGGCGCGACCGACCTGTGCGGCGTGCTCTACTCCGTGCTCGCGAAGTACCCCGCTCCCCTGACCGACCGCTCCCGCGCCCACGTCGTGGAGTCGATGGCCTGGCTGGCCGACCGCGCCGCCGGCAGCGGCCTGCGGGTCAACCTCGAGGTGGTCAACCGCTACGAGACCAACGTGGTCAACACCACCGCCGACATGCTCACCCTCATCGGCGACACCGGCGCGGACCTCGGCGTGCACCTGGACACCTACCACATGCACATCGAGGAGAACGGGATGACGGAGGCGGTCCACCAGGCCGTCGACGCGGGCCGTCTGCGCTACGTCCACGTCGGGGAGTCCCACCGCGGCTACCTCGGCACCGGCAACGTCGACTTCGACACCTTCTGCGCGACCCTGCGCGAGGTGGAGTACGCCGGCCCCGTGGTCTTCGAGAGCTTCAGCTCCGCCGTGGTGCACCCGACGCTGTCCAACCAGCTCGCCGTGTGGCGCAACCTCTGGGACGACTCGGAGGACCTCGCCAAGCACGCGATGGCCTTCCTCGCCGAGCGGCTGCGATGA
- a CDS encoding nucleoside/nucleotide kinase family protein: MTSVPRRIIGITGPPGVGKTTYAVQVATDLGGVHLPMDGFHLADVSLDRLGLRERKGAPETFDAWGYAALLARLRARPAEVVYAPAFERDLEQPLAGAIAIGPSADVVVTEGNYLLLDTPEWRAVRAQVDEVWYLDQDDDLRHERLVERHVRFGKSLDQARAWVARVDDVNAELIARTRAQADRVVDLRA; this comes from the coding sequence ATGACCTCGGTGCCCCGCCGGATCATCGGCATCACCGGGCCGCCCGGCGTCGGCAAGACGACGTACGCCGTGCAGGTGGCCACCGACCTCGGTGGCGTCCACCTGCCGATGGACGGCTTCCACCTGGCCGACGTCTCGCTCGACCGGCTCGGCCTGCGGGAGCGCAAGGGGGCGCCGGAGACCTTCGACGCCTGGGGGTACGCCGCCCTGCTCGCGCGGCTGCGGGCCCGTCCCGCCGAGGTCGTCTACGCCCCGGCCTTCGAGCGCGACCTCGAGCAGCCGCTGGCCGGTGCGATCGCGATCGGCCCGTCGGCCGACGTGGTGGTGACCGAGGGCAACTACCTGCTGCTGGACACCCCGGAGTGGCGTGCGGTGCGCGCCCAGGTCGACGAGGTCTGGTACCTCGACCAGGACGACGACCTGCGCCACGAGCGCCTGGTCGAGCGGCACGTGCGGTTCGGGAAGAGCCTCGACCAGGCACGCGCCTGGGTGGCGCGCGTCGACGACGTCAACGCCGAGCTGATCGCACGCACGCGTGCGCAGGCCGACCGGGTGGTCGACCTGCGCGCGTGA